A single genomic interval of Persephonella atlantica harbors:
- a CDS encoding DUF4911 domain-containing protein, whose translation MLSKELKKKIDNPPRKSVNLVVKVDPEKLNFISMVVDGHGRIALPRTRSGKKGILDFLTSPDYVNQLYQILDDIKQNYDPTLEIIGDLGDNWLEAVV comes from the coding sequence ATGCTCAGTAAGGAACTGAAGAAAAAAATAGACAATCCTCCAAGAAAGAGTGTCAATTTAGTTGTAAAGGTTGATCCAGAAAAACTCAACTTTATATCAATGGTTGTTGATGGACATGGTAGAATAGCACTTCCCAGAACGAGAAGCGGAAAGAAGGGGATACTGGACTTTTTAACATCTCCCGATTATGTTAACCAACTGTACCAGATACTTGATGATATAAAACAAAACTATGACCCTACCCTTGAGATAATAGGAGATCTTGGAGATAACTGGCTTGAAGCTGTTGTTTAA